A genomic region of Chiroxiphia lanceolata isolate bChiLan1 chromosome 31, bChiLan1.pri, whole genome shotgun sequence contains the following coding sequences:
- the OTUB1 gene encoding ubiquitin thioesterase OTUB1 isoform X2, with translation MAAEEPQQPQPEPLGGSDADGVNCLAYDEAIMAQQDRIQQEIAVQNPLVSERLELSELYKEYAEDDHVYQEKIKDLLQKYSYIRKTRPDGNCFYRAFGFAHLEALLEDGQELQRFKEVSARSKEELVAQGFTEFTIEDFHNTLMELIERVERRVPLPELLAAFNEPATSDYLVVYLRLLTSGCLQRHRRFFEQFLEGGRSIKEFCQQEVEPMCKESDHIHIIALARALHVSILVEYMDRGEGGATNPHVFPEGSQPRVCLLYRPGHYDILYK, from the exons ATGGCGGCGGAGGAACCTCAGCAGCCGCAGCCGGAGCCGCTCGGCGGCAGCGACGCGGACG GCGTGAATTGCCTGGCTTACGACGAGGCGATCATGGCGCAGCAGGACCGGATCCAGCAGGAG ATTGCGGTGCAGAACCCGCTGGTGTCAGAGCGCCTGGAGCTCTCGGAGCTCTACAAGGAATATGCCGAGGATGACCATGTGTATCAGGAGAAGATCAAG gaCCTGCTCCAGAAATATTCCTACATCCGGAAGACACGTCCAGACGGGAATTGTTTCTACCGCGCCTTTGGCTTCGCCCACCTGGAGGCTCTGCTGGaggatgggcaggagctgcagcg GTTCAAGGAGGTGTCAGCGCGCAGCAAGGAGGAGCTGGTGGCGCAGGGCTTCACTGAGTTCACCATCGAGGACTTCCACAACACG CTGATGGAGCTGATCGAGCGCGTGGAGCGCCGGGTGCCGCTGCCGGAGCTGCTGGCGGCCTTCAACGAGCCGGCAACCTCGGACTACCTGGTGGTTTACCTGCGGCTGCTCACCTCGGGCTGCCTCCAGCGCCACCGCCGCTTCTTTGAGCAGTTCCTCGAGGGTGGCCGCAGCATCAAGGAGTTCTGCCAGCAG GAAGTGGAGCCCATGTGCAAGGAGAGCGACCACATCCACATCATCGCGCTGGCGCGGGCGCTGCACGTCTCCATCCTGGTGGAATACATGGACCGGGGCGAGGGCGGCGCCACGAACCCGCACGTGTTCCCCGAGGGCTCCCAGCCCCGCGTCTGCCTCCTCTACCGCCCCGGCCACTACGACATCCTCTATAAGTGA
- the OTUB1 gene encoding ubiquitin thioesterase OTUB1 isoform X1, giving the protein MAAEEPQQPQPEPLGGSDADGVNCLAYDEAIMAQQDRIQQEIAVQNPLVSERLELSELYKEYAEDDHVYQEKIKVQHWEILGHQCGSGNSTTMGLGATLGHQHRPGSSPDLPGGVPPPPQCPHAPSASQDLLQKYSYIRKTRPDGNCFYRAFGFAHLEALLEDGQELQRFKEVSARSKEELVAQGFTEFTIEDFHNTLMELIERVERRVPLPELLAAFNEPATSDYLVVYLRLLTSGCLQRHRRFFEQFLEGGRSIKEFCQQEVEPMCKESDHIHIIALARALHVSILVEYMDRGEGGATNPHVFPEGSQPRVCLLYRPGHYDILYK; this is encoded by the exons ATGGCGGCGGAGGAACCTCAGCAGCCGCAGCCGGAGCCGCTCGGCGGCAGCGACGCGGACG GCGTGAATTGCCTGGCTTACGACGAGGCGATCATGGCGCAGCAGGACCGGATCCAGCAGGAG ATTGCGGTGCAGAACCCGCTGGTGTCAGAGCGCCTGGAGCTCTCGGAGCTCTACAAGGAATATGCCGAGGATGACCATGTGTATCAGGAGAAGATCAAGGTGCAGCACTGGGAGATACTGGGACACCAGTGTGGTTCTGGGAATAGTACCACTATGGGACTGGGAGCTACTCTGGGACACCAGCACAGGCCTGGAAGCAGCCCAGATCTCCCAGGGGGTGTTCCCCCGcccccacagtgtccccacgccccctctgcctcccaggaCCTGCTCCAGAAATATTCCTACATCCGGAAGACACGTCCAGACGGGAATTGTTTCTACCGCGCCTTTGGCTTCGCCCACCTGGAGGCTCTGCTGGaggatgggcaggagctgcagcg GTTCAAGGAGGTGTCAGCGCGCAGCAAGGAGGAGCTGGTGGCGCAGGGCTTCACTGAGTTCACCATCGAGGACTTCCACAACACG CTGATGGAGCTGATCGAGCGCGTGGAGCGCCGGGTGCCGCTGCCGGAGCTGCTGGCGGCCTTCAACGAGCCGGCAACCTCGGACTACCTGGTGGTTTACCTGCGGCTGCTCACCTCGGGCTGCCTCCAGCGCCACCGCCGCTTCTTTGAGCAGTTCCTCGAGGGTGGCCGCAGCATCAAGGAGTTCTGCCAGCAG GAAGTGGAGCCCATGTGCAAGGAGAGCGACCACATCCACATCATCGCGCTGGCGCGGGCGCTGCACGTCTCCATCCTGGTGGAATACATGGACCGGGGCGAGGGCGGCGCCACGAACCCGCACGTGTTCCCCGAGGGCTCCCAGCCCCGCGTCTGCCTCCTCTACCGCCCCGGCCACTACGACATCCTCTATAAGTGA